In Helicobacter colisuis, one genomic interval encodes:
- a CDS encoding glycosyltransferase family 2 protein, producing MIKRDEKIKISAVLIVKNAEATLQECLDSLQNFDEIILLDNGSSDNTQKIAQDFNTLHKNLKIYTSEFIGFGALKNLAVNYASNDWVFSIDSDEVLESDTFELLAKLFGTSEDFPLSCTLIAMPRKNLYNGEWIKACGWYPDFVTRVFCKNYTRFNDNIVHESIIVPKDARLIKLDSGLKHYAFNGISHLLEKMQRYSTLWAQQNANKASSPLKAIIHGSWTFFRNYVLKKGFLYGYKGFVISVCNGLGAFFKYMKLYENTIQKPKSVSLIITTYNQKERLALVLDSVRDLAVLPTEVLIADDGSKEDTRELIETYAHAFPCPLRHIWQEDKGFMLSTIRNKAIKVAKGEYIIIIDGDMILHPLFVADHLAFAAPKLFLQGSRVILDSPASQAMLEAKQNNQIKAYKNTFNLGGFKAKRCKILARIIFRFSRLNLKFFDKKDFIKGIRGCNMSFYKSDCEAIKGFNENFVGWGREDSEFVARFLFNGGVFGRLKFVAVAYHIYHPENTRDMLESNHKIYLQTIKEKKILW from the coding sequence ATGATTAAAAGAGATGAAAAAATAAAAATTAGTGCGGTTTTGATTGTCAAAAATGCAGAAGCGACACTGCAAGAATGCCTAGATTCTTTGCAAAATTTTGATGAAATTATTTTGCTTGATAATGGTAGTAGTGATAACACACAAAAAATCGCACAAGATTTTAATACATTGCATAAGAATCTTAAGATTTATACAAGTGAGTTTATTGGGTTTGGTGCGTTGAAAAATCTTGCTGTGAATTATGCGAGTAATGATTGGGTTTTTAGCATTGATTCAGATGAGGTTTTAGAATCTGACACCTTTGAGCTACTTGCAAAACTTTTTGGCACTTCAGAGGATTTTCCGCTTTCTTGCACTCTTATTGCAATGCCACGCAAAAATCTCTATAATGGTGAGTGGATTAAGGCTTGTGGGTGGTATCCTGATTTTGTAACGCGTGTATTTTGCAAGAATTACACGCGTTTTAATGATAATATTGTGCATGAGAGTATTATTGTGCCAAAAGACGCGCGACTTATCAAGCTAGATTCTGGGCTTAAGCATTATGCTTTTAATGGTATTTCTCATTTGCTTGAGAAAATGCAGCGTTATTCGACTCTCTGGGCACAGCAAAATGCTAACAAAGCTTCAAGCCCATTAAAAGCAATCATTCATGGAAGTTGGACATTCTTTAGAAATTATGTTTTAAAAAAAGGTTTTTTGTATGGTTATAAGGGTTTTGTGATTTCGGTATGCAATGGACTTGGCGCTTTTTTTAAATACATGAAACTTTATGAAAATACTATTCAAAAACCCAAAAGTGTTTCACTTATTATCACAACTTATAATCAAAAAGAAAGGTTAGCATTAGTTTTAGATTCTGTAAGGGATTTGGCTGTGTTGCCCACAGAAGTGTTGATTGCTGATGATGGTAGCAAGGAAGACACAAGAGAGCTAATAGAAACTTATGCGCACGCCTTTCCTTGTCCGCTTAGGCATATTTGGCAAGAAGATAAGGGTTTTATGCTAAGCACAATTCGTAACAAGGCTATAAAAGTAGCAAAAGGAGAATATATCATTATCATTGATGGTGATATGATTCTCCATCCATTATTTGTTGCAGATCATTTAGCTTTTGCCGCACCAAAGTTATTTTTGCAAGGCTCACGCGTGATTTTGGATTCTCCTGCTTCTCAAGCAATGTTAGAAGCAAAACAAAATAATCAGATAAAGGCTTATAAAAACACTTTTAATCTAGGGGGATTCAAAGCAAAGCGATGCAAGATTCTAGCGCGAATTATTTTTAGATTTTCGCGCCTAAATTTGAAATTTTTTGACAAAAAAGATTTTATCAAAGGTATTCGCGGATGCAATATGAGCTTTTATAAGTCCGATTGCGAAGCCATTAAGGGGTTTAATGAAAACTTTGTGGGTTGGGGGCGCGAGGATAGTGAGTTTGTCGCACGATTTTTATTTAATGGTGGAGTGTTTGGGCGATTAAAGTTTGTTGCAGTGGCTTATCATATTTATCACCCAGAAAATACGCGTGATATGCTAGAATCTAACCATAAAATTTATTTGCAAACTATCAAAGAAAAAAAGATTCTGTGGTAA
- the purN gene encoding phosphoribosylglycinamide formyltransferase, translated as MLDSKVTKNGAVLESRIKRIAILFSGNGSNLEALIRNLHGKYFKKRGKFTPKDSQGFLIGGLEYEFIEATKEDQDAFRVEIVLALSNKAEAYGLERAKRLGIKTQVLESKNFAKREDFDKELVGILREYELDLCVLAGFMRILTPVFTSAIRAINIHPSLLPLFKGANGIKESFDSEMKLGGVSVHWVSEELDSGEIIAQGVIAKLESLEAYEVAIHQLEHCLYPLAVLEAISRDD; from the coding sequence ATGCTAGATTCAAAAGTTACAAAAAATGGTGCGGTCTTAGAATCAAGAATCAAAAGAATTGCGATTCTCTTTAGTGGAAATGGAAGCAATTTGGAAGCTTTAATCCGTAATTTACATGGAAAATATTTCAAAAAGCGAGGAAAATTTACCCCTAAAGATTCGCAAGGGTTTTTGATTGGGGGATTAGAGTATGAGTTTATAGAAGCAACAAAAGAAGATCAAGATGCATTTAGGGTTGAAATTGTATTAGCTCTAAGCAATAAGGCAGAGGCTTATGGGCTAGAGCGTGCCAAGAGATTGGGCATCAAAACACAAGTGCTAGAGAGCAAGAATTTTGCCAAGCGTGAAGATTTTGATAAAGAGCTTGTTGGAATTTTAAGAGAATATGAGTTAGATTTGTGTGTTTTAGCGGGATTTATGCGCATTTTAACTCCAGTTTTTACTTCTGCTATAAGGGCGATTAATATTCATCCATCGCTTTTGCCACTTTTTAAAGGGGCTAATGGAATCAAAGAAAGTTTTGATTCAGAGATGAAGTTAGGTGGGGTTAGTGTGCATTGGGTGAGTGAAGAGCTAGATAGCGGAGAGATAATCGCACAAGGGGTGATAGCTAAGCTTGAGAGCTTAGAAGCGTATGAAGTGGCGATTCATCAATTGGAGCATTGTCTATATCCTTTAGCAGTGTTAGAGGCAATAAGCAGAGATGATTAA